The proteins below are encoded in one region of Winogradskyella helgolandensis:
- a CDS encoding PLP-dependent cysteine synthase family protein, which translates to MKNNKNVFDNVLQLIGNTPLIKLNRMTADFDGDFYAKVEAFNPGHSSKDRIALYIIEEAERQGILSPGDTIIETTSGNTGFSIAMVSIIKGYECILAVSSKSSPDKIDMLKSMGAKVYVCPAHVKADDPRSYYEVAKRLHEENKGSIYINQYFNQLNIDAHYNSTGPEIWEQTSGEITHLIACSGTGGTISGISKYLKEQNPNVTVIGVDAYGSVLQKYHETREFDDKEIYPYRIEGLGKNLIPTATDFDAIDRFVKVTDEESAHTAREISNTEGLFVGYTSGAAMQAIKQLQEEGEFKPTDKVVVIFPDHGSRYMSKVYNDKWMEDQGFFDSKSEVQATIEYVK; encoded by the coding sequence ATGAAGAACAACAAAAATGTATTTGATAATGTGTTACAACTCATTGGTAACACTCCCTTAATCAAATTAAATAGAATGACCGCTGACTTCGATGGTGACTTTTACGCCAAAGTAGAAGCGTTTAATCCAGGTCATTCTTCTAAAGATAGAATTGCATTATATATTATTGAAGAAGCTGAGCGCCAAGGTATTTTATCCCCTGGTGATACCATTATAGAAACGACGTCTGGTAATACCGGTTTTAGTATTGCTATGGTAAGTATTATTAAAGGCTATGAGTGCATTTTGGCTGTAAGCTCTAAATCTTCTCCAGATAAAATAGATATGTTAAAGTCTATGGGAGCTAAGGTTTATGTTTGTCCTGCGCATGTTAAAGCAGACGACCCGCGTTCTTATTACGAAGTTGCAAAACGTTTACACGAAGAAAATAAAGGATCTATCTACATCAATCAGTATTTTAATCAACTAAATATTGATGCGCATTACAACTCTACTGGTCCAGAAATTTGGGAACAGACAAGTGGTGAAATTACACACTTAATTGCATGTAGTGGAACGGGAGGAACAATCTCTGGAATTTCAAAATATTTAAAAGAGCAAAACCCTAATGTAACAGTTATTGGTGTGGATGCTTATGGTTCTGTATTACAAAAATATCACGAAACGCGTGAGTTTGATGATAAAGAAATTTATCCATATAGAATTGAAGGTTTAGGGAAAAATTTAATTCCTACAGCAACCGATTTTGATGCCATAGATCGGTTTGTAAAAGTTACCGACGAAGAAAGTGCACATACCGCTAGAGAAATTTCTAACACAGAAGGTCTTTTTGTAGGTTACACAAGTGGTGCTGCCATGCAAGCGATTAAGCAATTACAAGAAGAAGGTGAGTTTAAGCCAACGGATAAAGTCGTAGTGATATTTCCAGATCATGGATCACGTTATATGAGCAAAGTCTATAATGATAAATGGATGGAAGACCAAGGCTTTTTTGATAGTAAATCTGAAGTGCAGGCTACTATTGAATATGTAAAATAA
- a CDS encoding DUF6688 domain-containing protein — protein MFPIIFLLVVIPISFVVFNFIFYIIKGRIKTTEKVFKAFQIWTVVIVPTAFILNADVGVLNDCCTDSALFSPEHRLGIYTLLITYTLFYCISIFKKSVLPPIVELFTNSFLILGLIINVLLCFHIHPMELGLFMWILGNVPIILLLFIELNKNQKLLKLHIEQNELRSTNIIGKLSLSILKLEPIFKYPVLALILVPLLIILSLFLLLFGQKPDSLISAFTETYKHGFSQLDYMCENVECGGHFLCSVGANGHQSVVKPIRYGERHGHKIICNRQLLISNAFEDLVQDKCPKIHKVIRKNYNNIGDLIHKYYDIFNIKLVSDIVYILMKPLELLFLFTLYTVDNQPENRIAVQYLSKNDRQKLSAIKTETAKK, from the coding sequence ATGTTTCCAATAATCTTTTTACTAGTTGTAATTCCAATAAGCTTTGTCGTTTTTAATTTTATCTTTTATATTATTAAAGGCAGAATAAAAACAACAGAAAAAGTATTCAAAGCCTTTCAGATATGGACAGTTGTTATTGTTCCTACAGCGTTCATTCTAAACGCCGATGTTGGAGTCTTAAATGATTGTTGCACAGATAGTGCCTTATTTTCACCCGAACATCGATTAGGAATTTATACGTTACTCATCACCTATACCCTATTCTATTGCATTTCAATTTTCAAAAAAAGTGTTTTACCTCCTATTGTAGAATTGTTTACTAATTCATTTTTAATACTTGGACTCATCATTAATGTCCTGCTGTGTTTTCATATTCACCCAATGGAACTAGGATTATTCATGTGGATTTTAGGTAATGTACCTATCATCCTACTATTATTCATTGAATTAAATAAAAACCAGAAACTATTAAAACTCCATATAGAGCAAAATGAATTGCGTTCAACAAACATAATAGGGAAATTAAGCTTATCTATTTTAAAATTAGAACCCATTTTCAAATACCCAGTTTTAGCTCTAATATTAGTTCCTCTTTTAATCATATTATCATTATTCCTATTACTTTTCGGTCAAAAACCAGACAGTCTTATTAGCGCTTTTACAGAAACCTACAAACATGGCTTTTCACAATTAGATTACATGTGTGAAAATGTTGAATGTGGAGGTCATTTTCTATGTTCGGTTGGAGCAAACGGTCACCAATCCGTTGTAAAACCTATTAGATATGGCGAGCGCCATGGCCATAAAATAATTTGTAACCGACAATTATTAATTTCTAATGCCTTTGAAGATTTAGTACAAGATAAATGTCCTAAAATTCACAAGGTTATTAGAAAGAACTACAATAACATCGGAGACCTAATTCATAAATATTATGACATATTCAATATTAAACTCGTTTCAGATATCGTTTACATTTTGATGAAGCCTTTAGAATTGTTATTTTTATTTACACTTTATACAGTTGACAATCAACCAGAAAATCGCATTGCCGTACAATATTTAAGTAAAAACGATAGACAAAAATTAAGCGCTATAAAAACTGAAACTGCTAAAAAATAA